Within the Polaribacter pectinis genome, the region GTTTTGCTATTTTTTCTTTGTTAACAACCTTATAATCTTCTATTTCAATCTTATTTTTCTCCTCTAATTTGGTAATTAAATCTTCCTCTTTTATATGATTGTTATTTTTCCTGTAAGATAAGGCATTTAAATTGTCATATTTGGTTCTATACATACCTTCAGCCATTAAATCATCTGTAATGTTTACCAATAAATAATTCTCTTCTAGAGCTGGTTTAGAAGATGTAAGTTTTACCCATGAAGAGTTTCCATCTTTAGTTACTTTTCTACCATTCCAATTCAAATCTCTGGTTGGTAAAATATTTGGTAAACTATATTTTTCAGTTGCATCTAATAACACATAACTTCCTCCAGAAAATTCTACCATAGAAACCACATAATTAAAACCTTTTATTGTAGGAAATAATGGAACGCCATTTGTTCTTGTACTTACTAAAACAGGGTTTGCATCTAAACCTGCAGAACGTAACATAGATGTTAATATTAAATTAATGTCTGCAGAATTCCCTACTCTTTCCTTGTAAGCTTTTCTAACACCATTTTCTGTATATTTCCCATAAAACTCATTCCATTTTACCTGATTTTTAACATGTTGAAATATTGCCGAAACTTTATCTGAATCTGTTTTTGCAACTGTTAAAATCTTTTCTAAATCGTCTTTATAATAACTCGATTTTTTTAATTCAGACCCAAAATTTGAAGACTTAAAAATCTCTTTACTAACATTTTCCCAAGAAGTAGAATAGTTTTTAATACCACCTCCAATATTTGCAAAATTTGTTTGAGTTAGTTCAAACTGTACGCCACCTCTAAAATTGTTAATACTTGTAATATAGGGTTCATTATTTTTTAATGCAGGAACATTTAATCCATCAAATTGAAAAACATTAACAGTAAAATTTAAAGAACCAATTGAACTATTTTTGGAAGTTTTATTCATTCTAGGCGTATAATACCCTATAAACTTAGTATTAAAGGTGTAATATTCAGGAATTTCCACTTGATATTCGAACTTCTTTAATGGTATTCCATATTGAAAATGTAAATTATCTACAGAAGTTGCATAAGGAGAGATAAACCTATATTTAATTTCTACAATAACCCCTTCCTTAATGTTTGGCATTGTAATTTTTTTAAGACTATAATACTTGTCTTTTTTCTCTTTAAAAATATTTTTTTTAGACAATTTTTCTTTTTCAACTTTTCCGTTTACCAAAGAGAATGTATAAGCTTTTATAGAACTTACAGCTTCTCTTGCCCCACTATCTGGGTCATAATATGAAATGGATTTATTAGCCATATCAAACCCTTCTTTTGTGTATATCTTAATTCTTTCATGAATCTCTGTAACTAACTGAAAATCTCCTTGTTGCGCTATAAAATCGAAGTAAGTCCTTCTTTTTCTAAATAAATAAGCTGCATCTGCAGTAGAATCTAAAGGATAAAATTTTTCTTCTAATTCTTCTTTAGAAACTTTACCAAATTTATGGTCTTGGGCGAATAATGAGATTTGGCTTAACAGCAGTAATACAATAGTAATTTTCTTCATTTTAATTATTTTTTAGTAATGGCAATTCTTAAATTTTCATATTTAGCAATACTTCTTCTAAAGCTTCTATATAATTTATAATCTTCTTTTGGGTACACTCCTTCTTTAATAGCTATAGATCTGTTGTATTTAAAAGTATTGTCATCGATTTTTGTAAAGATTACTTTGTAACTCCCGAATTTTGTAGAAAGTTCTTTTATTGGAGGTAAAGCTGAAAGAGTGTAACCTTCAGGTATTTTAATTTCGAATTCGTCTACATCTTTGTATCCTCTAGCTATTTTAAGCGGTAAATTTCTTGTTCTATATCTTTTGGGTACAAAACTATTTTTATTAAAAACATTAACTCTAAATAAATATTCTTGTGCATTTATAGAAGCGTAATTTTTAATGGATATTTCTAAATCTTCAGTAAAAACAATGTCTTTTTTGTTGTTTTCTAATTTTGAAGATTGAATTTCTAAATTGTTGTTATAATTCCAAACACTAGATTTGTAGTGTTTTATTAATTCATCTTCAGTATAACCTTCATTACTATACTTATCATCATATTGTAAACCTTGGGAAACAATTTTTAATGTAGCATTTAAGCTTCCATCTTCTTTAAATTGAATAGCTCCTTTTGTAGTTTGAAGATTTACTTCGTCTTTATAAACTGTTGTTCTTTTTATAACTCCACCTTCTGGTGTTACAACTAAAACATTTCTATCGTCTGTAAAGTCTCCTAAAAAACCAAAAGGCATGGTTTGACTTGTACATTCTAGCCAAATATCTTTACCTTTATTTGGAAGATTTAAAATAACATGATTACCTTGTATTGAAGAAAAATCTTTATCTATATCTCTTTTTTCATCAGCATAAACAATTGTATAATATGAAGTAACACCTGCAGCATCTAACAATGCTTTTGTATAATTTGTTAAGCCTTTACAATCTCCATAACCAACTTTGTCTACAAGATTTGCTGCAATAGGCTCCCAACCTCCAATACCAACTTGTACACTTATATAACGCGTTTTATCTTGCATAAATTGATATACAATTTTAGCTTTCTCAATAGGGTCATTAACACCTTTTACTAATTCTTGAATTTTAGTTTTTGTAGCTTCATCTAAAACATCTCTTCCTGTTAGTAATTTTTCATACATCCACTTGCCAAATTCATTCCAATTTGTGTACTCGCCATACACACCTTTTAAGTTAAACTTGTCTAAAGTTATGGTTGCTTTGGGTAAAATTTCTCTATATGAAACAGCATTATTCTCATATTTAATTGCTTTTTGATTTGTTATGGAATAAGAAATTTCTGTTTCTGAACTTGCGCTTTCAATTTTAAAACCTTCAAAATTAGTTTCTTTTTTCCTTAAAGGAATTCCAGTAGGATTTTTAATTGAATATTGTCCTTTTTCAACAGCAATATAATATCCGTTTATTGGTAACCACCAAGGTATGAAACCAGTAGTAGATGTTTTGTATTCCGATTCAAAAACTACAGTGTAAGGATATGTAATAGGTGTATAATCTAAATATTTAACTCTAGAGTCTGAATATAAAGTTCCTCCATCTACAGCGCTTACGTCTGTAAAATCTCTTTCTTTATATTTTTTTATTTGATTTCCTAAAGCATCATAAATAAAGGCATGAAGTTCTGTAATTCTAGTATCATTGTCATAACTCTCGTACATAGCAACATTTCTATCGCCCAATTTATTTAAAACTGTTACAGTTCTTCTTTCTTTAACTACCATTTTATCTACATCTTCTATGGTAATATCTATTGACTGATTTCTTACAACTGCATTCGCGTTTTCCTTTAATTCTGCAGGAATTAGTAAAGATGAATAGTTTATTTTTTGTGAAAAGGTTATTGTAACAGAAAACAGTACCGTTGTAACAGCGTAAAGTATATTCTTCTTCATATTTTTTTATATAGCAATGCAATATAAAAAAAGAAAAACCCAAGACAAAGTCTTGGGTTTAATTTATTTTTTAAAAAAATTTTTGCTTATTTCTTTGTTTTAACAACAAAAGACATTTCAATTAAATCGTCAATAAACTTGTCTTTTAAGTTATCGAAAAATGACTTAGAACCATATTTTACATTAAAATCTGCTCTGTTAATATTAAATGTTTCACTTGTAAAAGTTGTAACACCACCTTCTGTAGAAATCATTGCAGGAATAGTAATGCTTTTAGCAATATCTTTAATTAATAAGTTACCAGTTACAGCTAGTTTTCCTTCTGTTTCTTCAATTTTAGTAATTACAAATTTTGCATTTGGATATTCAGCTACATCAAAGAAGTCTGCATTTTTTAAGTGTCCTTCTAATTTACCAGCTCCTTCAGAACCAGCCATATCTAAATTTTTAATTGAAGTCATGTCAATAATAAACTCTCCTTGTGTTAATTTGCCATCTTCAATTAATAAACCTCCACTTTTTAGAGCAACTGTTCCATTATGCGCTCCTCCAGGTTTTGTTCCTTTCCAATTTAATACAGATGTATCTGTATCTACATTATTTAATTCAGCAACATTTACAGTTACTTTTACAGCTTCTTTAGCTTCTACTTTTTCTTTTTTCTCGCTTTTACATGCAGTTAAAACTGATGCTACTAATGCCAATGTTAAAAATACTTTTTTCATTTTATTTTGATTTTAATTAGTTTTCAAATTCTGGAAATTTATTTCCCATGGCAAATATACAATGAATTTATTTTCCTTGGAAACTATTTTTTACTTTTTTATTAAAAAATTAACAACATGTGCTGCTGCTTGCAATCCAAATGCAGCTGGCATGTAGCTTATGGTACCATAATAAGATTTTTTAAAATTGGTTCCGTCTGTAATTTTTACGCTTGCAGGAATTTGAACTTCTTCTGAATAAACCGCTTTTACACCTTTATCTACCTTTCTTTCTTTTAAACGCTTTCTTAAAACTCTTGCCATTGTACAGTTCTTTGTTTTGGCAATATCTTTTACACGAATTTTGGTTGCATCTAATTTACCTCCAGCTCCCATTGAAGAAATAATTTTAACTTTCTTTCTTCTTGCAGCCACAATTAAATTAATTTTTGGTGTAATAGAATCTATACAATCTAAAACGTAGTCAAACTCTTTTGAAACAATTTCATAGGCTCTTTCTGGTGATAAAAATTCTTTTAAAACTGTTAATTCTAAATCTGGATTAATATCTTTTAATCTTTCTGATAAAATGCTTGTTTTCGCTTTACCAACTGTAGATTGTAATGCAGGCAATTGCCTATTGATATTCGTTTCATCAAAAACATCGCCATCTACTATTGTCATTTTTCCAACACCAGCTCTTGCTATAAATTCTGCTGCATAACTTCCAACTCCTCCTAAACCAACAACTAAAATATTGGCATTTTGTAATCTTTCAATTCCTTCTTTTTGCACTAAAAGTTCAGTACGTTCTAACCAACTCATACTCTAAATATATTTCTAAAATTTTGTTTTATTATTTGTTGAAGTTCTTCAACCTCTAACCTTTTTATGTTTGCTACTTTTTTATAAACTTCTTGAATTGTAACTTCTGAATCGTCTGTTTCTAAAAACAATTTATCTAAAGGAATTTCTGAAACTGCTTTTTGCAGTTTTTCATTCTTGATAATTGCTACTCCAATTGATAAAATAATTCCGTTTTTAATTAAACTTTCTGCAACTTGTAGGTTTTTATTGAAACCGTGTAAAATCCAAATTTGTTTTGGTTTTGTTTCTTTTTGGATTTCAATAATTTCTTGAAATGCTTTTACACAGTGGATAATTAAAGGTTTGTTGTGTTTTTCTGAAAGTTTCACTTGTTTTCTGAAAACTTCTTGTTGAAGTTTAAAATCTGCTTCTATAATTTTATCTAAACCACATTCGCCCAAAGCAAAACAATTTTTATTTTGAAGACTTTGTTCTATAAGTAAAAGTTCTTCTTCAATTTTATTTTTATTGATAAACCAAGGATGAATTCCGATTGAAAAAGGAGAAGAAAAATCTACTGAAGTTGGATATTTATTTTCAATAGAAAACACGTTTTCAACCGATGATTTTTTGTGAGTATGGATGTTGATAAAATCCAAATTAGTTATTCTTTATTTTTTGAATCGATGATGATTGTTACTGGACCATCATTTAACAATTCGACTTTCATGTCTGCACCAAATTCTCCAGTTTGTACTTTATTCCCCAATTCGTTTTCCAATGTTTTCACAAAATTCTCATATAAAGGAATTGCAATTTCTGGTTTTGCTGCTTTTATATAACTTGGTCTGTTTCCTTTTTTGGTGGAGGCTTGCAACGTAAACTGACTCACAACAATCACTTCTCCATTACTTTCTAATAAAGATTTGTTCATTACTCCATTTTCGTCATTAAAAATGCGGAGATTTGCCACTTTTCGAACCAACCAATTAATGTCTTCTTGAGCATCTTCATTAACAATTCCCAATAAAACTAAAAGTCCGTTTTTGATGTCTGCAACTTTTTGTTCTTTAATAGTTACACTTGCTTTAGAAACTCTTTGAATTACAATTTTCATAACCTACTCATTATCTTCTTCGTTCCAAATATCGGTTCTAAAATGCTCTGATTCTTCTTCGCCTTCTAAAATTTGTAAGTAACTTTTATAACGAGACCAAGAAACTTTTTCTTCTTCTAAAGCTTCTTTTACAGCACATTTTGGCTCTTTTGTATGTATACAATTATTGAATTTACAGTCTTGCTTTAACGCAAAAAACTCTGGAAAATAGTCTCCTAACTCGTATTTATCTATATCTACAACTCCAAAACCTTTAATTCCTGGTGTGTCTATAATTTTTGCATCGTTTTTATTTTCGATACTTAAATCGAACATTTCTGCAAAAGTAGTGGTGTGTTTTCCTTGGTTATGTTGGTCGGAAATTTCTTTGGTTTTTAAGTCTAATGTTTTGTCTATTGCATTTACCAAAGTGGTTTTTCCAACTCCAGAATGCCCAACAAACATAGATGTTTTACCCAACATCATTTCTTTAATGGTATCTACATTTTTATTTTGTGTTGCAGAAACTTCTACACATCTGTAACCAATGGCTTCGTAAATATCTTTTAAGTATAAAATTTCTGCTCTTTCTTCTATTTCGTAAGAATCTATTTTATTGAAAACTAAAATCACATCGATTCTGTAGGCTCTTGCAGAAACTAAAAAACGGTCTATAAACGTGGTAAATGTTGGTGGATTATTTATAGTAATTAGTAAAAAAACTTGATCGATATTTGAAGCAATAATATGTGTTTGCTTGGAAAGGTTTACAGATTTTCTGACGATAAAATTATCTCTTTCTAAAATCTTTTTTATAACACCTGTCTCTTCGTCGTTTTTTGCTTCTAAATCGAACACCACTTTGTCGCCAACCGCAATTGGATTGGTGCTTTTAATGTCTTTTATTCTGAATTTCCCTTTTATTCTACATTTGTAAAATTCTCCATTATCGGCTTTTACCTGATACCAACTTCCTGTAGATTTATAAACTGTTCCTGTCATTATTACAAAGATGAGAATAAATTACGAATTTGTAATAAAAAATAAACCTCACAGACTTAATATCTGTGAGGTTTGTATATTCTAAAAGTTAGTTTTAATAACTTCCTTATAAGGTTTGTTCTACGCGTTAAGGATTGAACGGCTTGTTTGAACTCTTTTTTGCTTTTCTGCAAAAAAAGTGAGTAGTGAAAGCCTGACCTTTAGGTAACGCCCAAAAACTATCCGTTAATTACTTTTTCTTGATGATTGATAGATTCTTGGTGAATTGCCTTGAACATTTTCAATACAAATTCTTCACTTAAACCTTTACTCTCACCTTCTAAAATCATGTTTCCAAGAATCTCGTTCCAACGTTTTGATTGTAAAACAGCAACATTCTTTTGTTTTTTCAAAGCGCCAATTTCATCGGAAACTTTCATTCTTTTTCCTAACAATTCAATCAATTGATCGTCTGCAACATTAATTTGTGCTCTTAAATTGTCTAAAGCATTTGTATAATCTGCTTCTGTATTGGTTTCTTTTCTGATTTTTAAATCTTCCATGATCTGTTTCAACTTTGTTGGTGTAACTTGTTGTGCAGCATCTGACCAAGCGTTTTCTGGGTCGAAATGAGTTTCGATCATTAAACCATCGAAATTTAAATCTAACGCAGTTTGACAAACATCTTGAATCATTTCTCTGTTTCCTGTAATATGCGAAGGATCGTTAATTAAAGGTAAATCTGGAAACTTATTTTGGAATTCAATTGCTAATTGCCATTCTGGAGTGTTTCTATATTTCGTTTTTTCGTACGTAGAAAATCCTCTGTGAATTGCTCCTAAATTTTTGATTCCTGCTGTGTATAATCTTTCAATTCCACCTAACCAAAGAGCTAAATCTGGATTTACCGGATTTTTAACCAATACAATTTTATCTGTTCCTTGCAAAGCATCTGCAATTTCTTGCATGATAAAAGGAGATACTGTAGAACGTGCACCAATCCATAATAAATCTACATCATTCTCGATTGCTAATTTTACGTGTGCAGCATTTGCTACTTCTGTACAGGTTTTCATACCTGTTTCTTCTTTTACTTTCTTTAACCATCTTAAACCAATTTCTCCAACACCTTCAAACATTCCTGGTCTTGTTCTTGGTTTCCATATTCCTGCTCTAAAATAGCTTACATCAGAATCTTTTAGTTCGTGTGCAATTTTTAAAACCTGTTCTTCGGTTTCTGCACTACAAGGCCCTGCTATTACTAGTGGATGATCTAATTTCATATCGTCCAACCATGTTCTTAATTCTTTTGTATTCTTCATTTTTCTACTTATTGTGGCTTATTATTTTATGCCGTTTAAAATTTGTTTTATATAATTTGTATTCTCCATTTCGTTAAAAATTTCAGAGAAATTATCTTGTTGCATCAACTCTTTAAAATGTTGTAAATTGTTGATGTATTCTTCTAATGTTTCTATTACGTTTTCTTTATTTTGTTTAAAAATTGGCGTCCACATTGCTGGCGAACTTTTTGCCAAACGAACTGTAGATTCGAAACCTGAACCTGCCATATCGAAAATATCGCGCTCATTTTTTTCTTTATTAATTACTGTTTTCCCTAACATAAACGCACTAATGTGGGAAAGGTGCGAAACATACGCAATATGTTTGTCGTGTGAAACTGCATCCATATATCTAATACGCATTCCAATTGCTCTAAAAAGGTCTAATGCTTTTTCTTGCAACTTAAAAGTTGTTTTTTCTACTTCGCAAATAATGTTCGTTTTTCCTTTATACAAGCCAGAAATTGCTGCTGTTGGTCCAGATTTTTCTGTTCCTGCAATTGGGTGGCAAGCCAAAAAGTTTCGTCTTCTTTTATGATGTTCAACAGATTTACAAATTGCTTCTTTTGTGGAACCTGCATCTACAACCAGTGTATTATCACCGATTTTATCTAAAATTGTTGGTAATAGTTTTACAGTTGCATCTACTGGAATTGATACGATTACCAAATCTGCATTTTCTAAATCGTCTAAAGTTGCTTTTTTGTCAATCAGTTTTAATTCTAACGCTTTATTTAGCGTTTCGTCTTTTCTGCTAATTCCATGTAAGACAGTATCTGGATAATGCTTTTTAATGTCGATTGCGAAACTTCCGCCAATTAAACCAATACCAATAAAAAATATATTTTTCATAATCTATAATCTTGATATAGCTTCTTTAATTATTTCTGTTGTTACACATAACGAAAAACGAATATATCCTTCCCCTTGAGAACCAAATATTGTTCCTGGTGTTATAAAAATATCGTTGTTGTATAAAACTGAATCTGTAACTTCTTCAGATTTTTTACCTTCAGGAATTTTTGCCCAAACAAATAAACCTGTTGCGTTTTTACTATATTTTGCATCTAATTTATCTGCTAATTCCCAAATTAAATTTCTACGTTCTGTGTAGATTTTATTTTGTTCTGAAAACCAAGAATCTGATAATTGTAATGCCTCAATTGCGCCTTTTTGAATTCCGTAAAACATGCCAGAATCCATATTAGATTTTACTTTTAATATTTCGTTGATGTATGTTGAGTTCCCTAAAACCATTCCAACTCGCCAACCAGCCATGTTAAAAGTTTTACTTAAAGAATTCAATTCTAAAGCAATGTCTTTTGCGCCTGCTACTTGTAAAATACTTATAGGATTATTGTTTAAAATAAAACTATAAGGATTGTCGTTAATGATTAAAATATGATTTTTTTTTCCAAAAGCAATCAACTTTTTAAAGGTTTCTAAAGTTGCATTTGTTCCAGTTGGCATGTGTGGATAATTTACCCACATAATTTTAACTTCAGATAAATCTTGAGTTTCTAATTCTGCGAAATTTGGTTGCCAATTGTCTTCTGCACTTAAATTATAAAAAAGTGGTTCTGCACCTACTAATTTGGTGACAGATGTATATGTTGGATATCCTGGATTCGGAATTAACACTTTATCGCCTTCGTTTAAAAAAGCCATAGAAATATGCATAATTCCCTCTTTACTTCCCATTAATGGCAACACTTCATTTTCTGGATTCGTTTCTACAGAAAATTTGTTTTTATAAAAAGTTGAAATAGCATTTCTTAACTCTGGTAAACCTTGGTAAGATTGATATTTGTGAGCAGAAGCATCTCCTAAACTTCCTTGAATTGCTTCTAAAACTTTTGCTGGTGGTTGCAAATCTGGAGAGCCAATTCCCATATTGATAATTGGTTTTCCAGCCGCCATTAATTCTCTTACTTCTCTTAATTTTTTAGAGAAATAGTATTCTTGAACAGTATCTAATCTTTTTGCAGGTTGTATCATTTTATTTTCTGCCGTTTTTATAAGTTCCTAAAATTTTGAATTCTTCTGCCATTATTTCTATAATCGCTTTTGCTTTTTCGTATTCTTTATATTCTTCGAAAGTAACATCTACAAAAAACGAATATTTCCAAGGCATTTCTATTACTGGTAAAGATTGAATTTTGGTTAAATTCATTTTACAATCGCTCAACACATTTAAAATAGCTGCCAAACTTCCTCGTTTATGATTCAGTTGAAATTTTAACGATGCTTTATTTACTTCCTCATTAATTGCTGGCTCGTTAGTTTGTACAATTACAAATCGTGTTGAATTGTCTTTTATCGTCTGAATTTCATCTTCAATAATTGACAAATCGAAAATTTCTGCGGCTATTTTTGGCGCAATTGCTGCAATTCCTTTTAAATTTTCTTTTGATATTCTTTTCGCAACTTCAGCAGTATCTACATCTTCTACCAACTTTATATGTGGATGTTTTTTAAAAAACTCCTTGCATTGTAATAATGCCATTGGATGCGACCAAACTTCTTTTATATCTTCAATAGTTTGATTCTCTAGACACATTAAATGATGATGAATATTCAAATATTCTTCTCCTACAACATGTAGGTTGTTATTATCAATTA harbors:
- a CDS encoding tRNA threonylcarbamoyladenosine dehydratase, translated to MSWLERTELLVQKEGIERLQNANILVVGLGGVGSYAAEFIARAGVGKMTIVDGDVFDETNINRQLPALQSTVGKAKTSILSERLKDINPDLELTVLKEFLSPERAYEIVSKEFDYVLDCIDSITPKINLIVAARRKKVKIISSMGAGGKLDATKIRVKDIAKTKNCTMARVLRKRLKERKVDKGVKAVYSEEVQIPASVKITDGTNFKKSYYGTISYMPAAFGLQAAAHVVNFLIKK
- a CDS encoding TatD family hydrolase, with the translated sequence MFSIENKYPTSVDFSSPFSIGIHPWFINKNKIEEELLLIEQSLQNKNCFALGECGLDKIIEADFKLQQEVFRKQVKLSEKHNKPLIIHCVKAFQEIIEIQKETKPKQIWILHGFNKNLQVAESLIKNGIILSIGVAIIKNEKLQKAVSEIPLDKLFLETDDSEVTIQEVYKKVANIKRLEVEELQQIIKQNFRNIFRV
- a CDS encoding prephenate dehydrogenase gives rise to the protein MKNIFFIGIGLIGGSFAIDIKKHYPDTVLHGISRKDETLNKALELKLIDKKATLDDLENADLVIVSIPVDATVKLLPTILDKIGDNTLVVDAGSTKEAICKSVEHHKRRRNFLACHPIAGTEKSGPTAAISGLYKGKTNIICEVEKTTFKLQEKALDLFRAIGMRIRYMDAVSHDKHIAYVSHLSHISAFMLGKTVINKEKNERDIFDMAGSGFESTVRLAKSSPAMWTPIFKQNKENVIETLEEYINNLQHFKELMQQDNFSEIFNEMENTNYIKQILNGIK
- a CDS encoding DUF3857 domain-containing protein; translated protein: MKKNILYAVTTVLFSVTITFSQKINYSSLLIPAELKENANAVVRNQSIDITIEDVDKMVVKERRTVTVLNKLGDRNVAMYESYDNDTRITELHAFIYDALGNQIKKYKERDFTDVSAVDGGTLYSDSRVKYLDYTPITYPYTVVFESEYKTSTTGFIPWWLPINGYYIAVEKGQYSIKNPTGIPLRKKETNFEGFKIESASSETEISYSITNQKAIKYENNAVSYREILPKATITLDKFNLKGVYGEYTNWNEFGKWMYEKLLTGRDVLDEATKTKIQELVKGVNDPIEKAKIVYQFMQDKTRYISVQVGIGGWEPIAANLVDKVGYGDCKGLTNYTKALLDAAGVTSYYTIVYADEKRDIDKDFSSIQGNHVILNLPNKGKDIWLECTSQTMPFGFLGDFTDDRNVLVVTPEGGVIKRTTVYKDEVNLQTTKGAIQFKEDGSLNATLKIVSQGLQYDDKYSNEGYTEDELIKHYKSSVWNYNNNLEIQSSKLENNKKDIVFTEDLEISIKNYASINAQEYLFRVNVFNKNSFVPKRYRTRNLPLKIARGYKDVDEFEIKIPEGYTLSALPPIKELSTKFGSYKVIFTKIDDNTFKYNRSIAIKEGVYPKEDYKLYRSFRRSIAKYENLRIAITKK
- a CDS encoding YceI family protein; translation: MKKVFLTLALVASVLTACKSEKKEKVEAKEAVKVTVNVAELNNVDTDTSVLNWKGTKPGGAHNGTVALKSGGLLIEDGKLTQGEFIIDMTSIKNLDMAGSEGAGKLEGHLKNADFFDVAEYPNAKFVITKIEETEGKLAVTGNLLIKDIAKSITIPAMISTEGGVTTFTSETFNINRADFNVKYGSKSFFDNLKDKFIDDLIEMSFVVKTKK
- a CDS encoding prephenate dehydratase, which translates into the protein MNKTIAIQGAEGSNHHKVARDFYGNDIQLKECMSFDVLVDSLLDKTANLGVMAIENTIAGSIIPNYALIDNNNLHVVGEEYLNIHHHLMCLENQTIEDIKEVWSHPMALLQCKEFFKKHPHIKLVEDVDTAEVAKRISKENLKGIAAIAPKIAAEIFDLSIIEDEIQTIKDNSTRFVIVQTNEPAINEEVNKASLKFQLNHKRGSLAAILNVLSDCKMNLTKIQSLPVIEMPWKYSFFVDVTFEEYKEYEKAKAIIEIMAEEFKILGTYKNGRK
- the dtd gene encoding D-aminoacyl-tRNA deacylase, whose amino-acid sequence is MKIVIQRVSKASVTIKEQKVADIKNGLLVLLGIVNEDAQEDINWLVRKVANLRIFNDENGVMNKSLLESNGEVIVVSQFTLQASTKKGNRPSYIKAAKPEIAIPLYENFVKTLENELGNKVQTGEFGADMKVELLNDGPVTIIIDSKNKE
- the rsgA gene encoding ribosome small subunit-dependent GTPase A, translated to MTGTVYKSTGSWYQVKADNGEFYKCRIKGKFRIKDIKSTNPIAVGDKVVFDLEAKNDEETGVIKKILERDNFIVRKSVNLSKQTHIIASNIDQVFLLITINNPPTFTTFIDRFLVSARAYRIDVILVFNKIDSYEIEERAEILYLKDIYEAIGYRCVEVSATQNKNVDTIKEMMLGKTSMFVGHSGVGKTTLVNAIDKTLDLKTKEISDQHNQGKHTTTFAEMFDLSIENKNDAKIIDTPGIKGFGVVDIDKYELGDYFPEFFALKQDCKFNNCIHTKEPKCAVKEALEEEKVSWSRYKSYLQILEGEEESEHFRTDIWNEEDNE
- a CDS encoding pyridoxal phosphate-dependent aminotransferase, with protein sequence MIQPAKRLDTVQEYYFSKKLREVRELMAAGKPIINMGIGSPDLQPPAKVLEAIQGSLGDASAHKYQSYQGLPELRNAISTFYKNKFSVETNPENEVLPLMGSKEGIMHISMAFLNEGDKVLIPNPGYPTYTSVTKLVGAEPLFYNLSAEDNWQPNFAELETQDLSEVKIMWVNYPHMPTGTNATLETFKKLIAFGKKNHILIINDNPYSFILNNNPISILQVAGAKDIALELNSLSKTFNMAGWRVGMVLGNSTYINEILKVKSNMDSGMFYGIQKGAIEALQLSDSWFSEQNKIYTERRNLIWELADKLDAKYSKNATGLFVWAKIPEGKKSEEVTDSVLYNNDIFITPGTIFGSQGEGYIRFSLCVTTEIIKEAISRL
- a CDS encoding DUF3857 domain-containing protein, with the translated sequence MKKITIVLLLLSQISLFAQDHKFGKVSKEELEEKFYPLDSTADAAYLFRKRRTYFDFIAQQGDFQLVTEIHERIKIYTKEGFDMANKSISYYDPDSGAREAVSSIKAYTFSLVNGKVEKEKLSKKNIFKEKKDKYYSLKKITMPNIKEGVIVEIKYRFISPYATSVDNLHFQYGIPLKKFEYQVEIPEYYTFNTKFIGYYTPRMNKTSKNSSIGSLNFTVNVFQFDGLNVPALKNNEPYITSINNFRGGVQFELTQTNFANIGGGIKNYSTSWENVSKEIFKSSNFGSELKKSSYYKDDLEKILTVAKTDSDKVSAIFQHVKNQVKWNEFYGKYTENGVRKAYKERVGNSADINLILTSMLRSAGLDANPVLVSTRTNGVPLFPTIKGFNYVVSMVEFSGGSYVLLDATEKYSLPNILPTRDLNWNGRKVTKDGNSSWVKLTSSKPALEENYLLVNITDDLMAEGMYRTKYDNLNALSYRKNNNHIKEEDLITKLEEKNKIEIEDYKVVNKEKIAKPVIRTVKFVSEDLIEQINGKIYVEPLLFFSQHTNPFKLEDRKFPVDFATPWKDKYTVSIKIPEGYKVETLPEPLAIGLPENLGVFKFQASTVGNKINTICVIQFNSAIIAPQYYAALKDFYGQLVKKESEKIVLVKI
- a CDS encoding bifunctional 3-deoxy-7-phosphoheptulonate synthase/chorismate mutase type II, which encodes MKNTKELRTWLDDMKLDHPLVIAGPCSAETEEQVLKIAHELKDSDVSYFRAGIWKPRTRPGMFEGVGEIGLRWLKKVKEETGMKTCTEVANAAHVKLAIENDVDLLWIGARSTVSPFIMQEIADALQGTDKIVLVKNPVNPDLALWLGGIERLYTAGIKNLGAIHRGFSTYEKTKYRNTPEWQLAIEFQNKFPDLPLINDPSHITGNREMIQDVCQTALDLNFDGLMIETHFDPENAWSDAAQQVTPTKLKQIMEDLKIRKETNTEADYTNALDNLRAQINVADDQLIELLGKRMKVSDEIGALKKQKNVAVLQSKRWNEILGNMILEGESKGLSEEFVLKMFKAIHQESINHQEKVING